A stretch of Acipenser ruthenus chromosome 1, fAciRut3.2 maternal haplotype, whole genome shotgun sequence DNA encodes these proteins:
- the LOC117420977 gene encoding glial cell line-derived neurotrophic factor-like isoform X2: protein MKLWDVLATCLLLLTAVATSPLFGNWYSGRKKSTYLEQQQEVPSLLLEDSEPQSVSVESLPEEYTMTELYPEQFEDVVEFIQATIKRLKRSPDWALPARNKGDKRRQKAPANTDTAVKKPVRNRNRGCVLKEIHLNVTDLDLGYQTKEELIFRYCSGSCNSRETTYDMILQNLTKNKKLAKEKVKMQACCRPTAFDDDVSFLDDNLIDYRTLKKHSAKKCGCI from the exons ATGAAGTTATGGGATGTTTTGGCCACGTGTTTGTTGCTGCTGACAGCTGTCGCTACAAGTCCGCTCTTCGGAAACTGGTATTCTGGCAGGAAAAAGTCGACGTACCTGGAACAGCAGCAAGAGGTGCCTTCGTTGCTACTGGAAGATTCTGAACCTCAATCGGTTAGCGTGGAGTCCTTACCTGAAGAAT ACACTATGACAGAGCTGTATCCGGAGCAATTTGAAGATGTAGTGGAGTTCATTCAAGCCACAATAAAAAGATTAAAGAGATCCCCAGACTGGGCACTTCCAGCTCGGAACAAAGGGGACAAGAGACGGCAAAAAGCTCCAGCAAACACAGACACTGCCGTAAAAAAACCTGTCAGGAACAGGAACCGGGGCTGCGTTTTAAAGGAGATCCATTTAAACGTAACCGACCTGGATTTAGGTTACCAGACCAAAGAGGAGCTTATTTTCAGGTACTGTAGCGGGTCCTGCAACTCCCGGGAGACCACCTATGACATGATACTGcaaaatttaacaaaaaacaaaaagctggCCAAGGAGAAAGTGAAAATGCAGGCCTGCTGTCGGCCCACAGCCTTTGACGATGACGTATCATTTTTAGACGACAACCTGATAGACTATCGCACGCTTAAAAAACATTCCGCCAAGAAATGTGGCTGTATCTGA
- the LOC117420977 gene encoding glial cell line-derived neurotrophic factor-like isoform X1 — MLKTGFFLALVYLRPYTWQIMYYNNLICTYSFEGSFIGIKSKMKLWDVLATCLLLLTAVATSPLFGNWYSGRKKSTYLEQQQEVPSLLLEDSEPQSVSVESLPEEYTMTELYPEQFEDVVEFIQATIKRLKRSPDWALPARNKGDKRRQKAPANTDTAVKKPVRNRNRGCVLKEIHLNVTDLDLGYQTKEELIFRYCSGSCNSRETTYDMILQNLTKNKKLAKEKVKMQACCRPTAFDDDVSFLDDNLIDYRTLKKHSAKKCGCI, encoded by the exons ATGCTaaaaacagggttttttttggcATTAGTTTATCTTCGACCTTACACTTGGCAGATAATGTACTACAACAACTTAATTTGTACTTATTCATTTGAAGGTTCCTTTATAGGAATTAAGTCTAAGATGAAGTTATGGGATGTTTTGGCCACGTGTTTGTTGCTGCTGACAGCTGTCGCTACAAGTCCGCTCTTCGGAAACTGGTATTCTGGCAGGAAAAAGTCGACGTACCTGGAACAGCAGCAAGAGGTGCCTTCGTTGCTACTGGAAGATTCTGAACCTCAATCGGTTAGCGTGGAGTCCTTACCTGAAGAAT ACACTATGACAGAGCTGTATCCGGAGCAATTTGAAGATGTAGTGGAGTTCATTCAAGCCACAATAAAAAGATTAAAGAGATCCCCAGACTGGGCACTTCCAGCTCGGAACAAAGGGGACAAGAGACGGCAAAAAGCTCCAGCAAACACAGACACTGCCGTAAAAAAACCTGTCAGGAACAGGAACCGGGGCTGCGTTTTAAAGGAGATCCATTTAAACGTAACCGACCTGGATTTAGGTTACCAGACCAAAGAGGAGCTTATTTTCAGGTACTGTAGCGGGTCCTGCAACTCCCGGGAGACCACCTATGACATGATACTGcaaaatttaacaaaaaacaaaaagctggCCAAGGAGAAAGTGAAAATGCAGGCCTGCTGTCGGCCCACAGCCTTTGACGATGACGTATCATTTTTAGACGACAACCTGATAGACTATCGCACGCTTAAAAAACATTCCGCCAAGAAATGTGGCTGTATCTGA